In the genome of Lactuca sativa cultivar Salinas chromosome 3, Lsat_Salinas_v11, whole genome shotgun sequence, the window TCTGTTGTGGATGTCTCTGACTCTGATGTCTCTGACTGTGAAGATGAAGAATCTGAAACATAATGTCGTTTTTTCTTTTCAAGtcttttcttcttttttgtatttttagctgtatgaagaaatttaaaaattgaaataaattagaatatttattttaatcaacttGAATGTTCATAATAATCAACCGAAAAAATAAATccaaaaaatttattttgttaagtgttttaaaaaatgattgttgatacattttttaattctttttctatGCTGTGAGGACGAATCAGAGTCGCTTTCAGAAGTAAcaacgttttttttttaaaatttttttttctttgattttcctTCATCtgccttctttttcttttgatttacaaTTTGCAAATCTTTTATCATGAAATTTAACAATTAAAATCAATTAGAATATATGATAAAACAAAATTAGAATATTCAGAATAACTAACTTAGAAAAATAAATCCAAAccttttttttatgaattatttGAAAGAAAGTGTGTTCATACCTTTTTTAACCCTATCTTGACTCGCTGAATCTGTATGAAGAAAATTATCAAATAAAAACAAttagaatatttattaaaaacatttagagGTTAATAAAAGAAATTATAATATTTAATCTAAAAGTAATCACAATTTATACCTATATCAATATAAATTTCTTTCCCTGTTTTTTCTTACAGTTGCATTTGTTTGCACTTTTTTAGCTGTATCAATAACAACAAATTACATTAGAACTTGCAAATCTTTTGTCATGAAATTTAACAATTAAAATCAATTAGAATATATGATAAAACAAAATTAGAATATTCAGAATAACTAACTTAGAAAAATAAATCAATTAGAATATATTAGTTTATGATATATAATCTGGTCACAGTTCTATAAATACATAACAACAAATTTCTATTTATCAATCAACATAAGATCtgtcttctttttcttttgatttacaaTTTGCAAATCTTTTGTCATGAAATTTAACAATTAAAATCAATTAGAAAAATaaatccaaacattttttttttttttttttatgaattatttGAAAGAAAGTGTGCTCATACCTTTTTTAACCCTATCTTGACTCGCTGAATCTGTATGAAGAAAATTATCAAATAAAAACAATTAGaatatttatcaaaagcatttagaGGTTAATAAAAACAATTATAATATTTAATCTAAAAGTAATCACATTTTATACCTATATCGATATAAATTTCTTTCCCTGTTTTTTCTTACAGTTGCATTTGTTTGCACTTTTTTAGCTGCATCaataacaacaaatttcattAGAATTCATATTAGTTTATGATATATAATCTGGTCATAGTTCTATAAATACATAACAACAAATTTCTATTTATCAATCAACATAAAATTCACTAGAATACAAAGATTTTTTTGGCTAAACACTATACTACAATCATAATAAGAGATTTGTGTTACCAAAATCTATAGTATTAGACAGTTTATGGATCTAATTCTAATTAAATGATGAACAATTAGTTAGAATAACATAACATCTttgttgattttgattaagaataTTTAGATCAAATGAAATGGGGGAATAATTAGAACACTCTGTAGAGTTAACATTTAGATACATAGACTCTATATAAATCACACATTGAGATTTAGGTTTAGATTGTATGCTTTATAATGCTATATTCCATTACATCCTGACTTCGACATATAAATCGCTAGTGAACTATCTCGATTATTAGACATTTATTGAATACACACAACGATTTAAAGTGAAAAAACTTTCTATAATAAGAACAGATAGGTTTATTGAGTTAGAACAAGAGGTTTGTAGTATTATACTTACTTGGAACAACTGTTGATACAAAATCAGAATCAAAATTTGTAGAATGAGCCATTTGATTCGATatcaaattcaaaatcaaaatgtttttAATGTTATAGTTGATTATCGAGTGGTTTTCGTGTAATAATCGGAAGATGAATTTCAGGTATAATCAGAACCAGAGTCTGAAACAATGATCGAGATTTGGAAGCAGAACGATGATCGAGATTTGGATCAAATGGGTTTTAGGGTTCGTACCGGGTGTTTTTGTGTGTTGAAAGAAAAAGAATGCAAAATTCCATTCATGCCCCTCCGTGTCTTGATCTAATCCCAAAGTTCCATTAATTTACAAAATTGCCACCGCCTATTTTATGGTTTAATCTGAATTAATATGAGCCTTTGATTATTTAGGATGAGTGGTCAAGATTTGGTCTCCCCGTCTCACAAAATCAAgtggtctcacatgaacctaaccttttatatatatatatatatatataacttataaaatTGAACTTCCAAAATTAAATCCATATAAAATTGAAtccttaaataaataaaagaacgtTAACTAAAAACCGATTATATGGAATCGAAAAAGAtcgggttgggttgggttgagttgGAGAGAGGGTATAAAAGAAAAGGTTTGGTGGCTCAAAAAGTTAAAAACAACATCGAAGAGGACACCTTCAAAGGACGGTAataccattttttttttctttcttctctcttcCACAACTGCCTCTTCCAGATCGAATCGCCCCCCCTGCAATCTAGGGTTCCGCAAATCTCCTTAAACTCTTCCGATTACATTTGCTGAACCTCTCTTCTTCACGATCTGCCCACGTCTCTTCAAGTCCTGCCACTATTATTTAACATTTCAAAGTATATAAACCCTTTTCCCCTTTTCAATATTTGCAAAGATTTGATTCAATCTTACCCCTGTTTTAGCAATAGTTGGTGTCCGATTTGATTTTCTCTTCTATCGTTTTTAGGTTTTGTACCGATCATGACGATTGCTGATTCGGGTGCCCTAATGGATAACGAATCACTATGCTTGCCGTGCACTCCAGAGGAAGAGCGAAGGATTGTTAAGGAGTTAACAGATAAGGCCGAGTTATGTTTGAAAGAGGGCAACTTATATTATGTCGTCTCCAACAGGTAATCTAATGTATATCTAAGTTAACTTGTAATCTGTAGTTTTTGCTTAAGATTCGGGGATGGCAATTCTTGTTGAATGAGCGCTGATTTGAAGCCGATTCTATGATTTTTGGATCTTCCTTTTGGTGTCTAGTCTACTTGTCATCTGTTTCATCCGTTGTTTACAGATCAATTTTTTCCATGAATAATCCTCTTATGAGGATCTTAAAACACGTCCTGgcctcattattttattttgcatGGATGTTTGGTGCATCACTGCAAGTTGCTCTTAAACATGATCAACATGctagttttggtcaaaaatcaaaAGATACTGCTAAACTTTTTGGCTGCTAGACTGAAAATAGAGCACACACCAGTTGACCAACATCAAAATCATGCGATAACATATAAAAGCTCATGTCCAAAACTCTTAAAAGGAACATGCAGAATCTTAGCAAGCAATTAACAACCTATAAATTTTGTAAGCATCAGATTCAATCAATCTCAGTCATTGTTATCAATTAGAATGCAAAAATAGCCGATAAGATTATGAGTTACATGTTAATGAATATGGATTTCTAAATTACTACCAGAACACCAATTTGATTGTTTACAGGTGGTTTACAAAATGGCTAATGTTCTTATCATGGATTTTCCTGTTTGTCATGTATTCGATTTGTATGTTTACAGGTGGTTTACAAAATGGCAGAAATATGTTGGTGAGGAAACTGGTGCATATCAGTTGGAAGAGCTTTCTAATGATAAACAGGCTTCAGCATCTTCAAAAGTAGGCGAGAGACCAGGACCAATTGATAACACAGATATAATTGCAAATGAAGGTGGTCATGATGGCAATGATCTACAGCTTCCTAGAACACTTGTTGAAAGAGAAGATTATGTTTTAGTTCCTCAAGGGGTTTGGGATAAGCTTCatggatggtatatgctagattTTGTTCTCAAAAACTTATGTATATTCAATCTTATCCTTGTATTCATATTTTAAGATATAAGTTCCAAACATCACATTTAGAAGACAAGAAAATGAAAGATACTCTTGTTTAATGCTAAACTTATCCCTTAGGTACAAAGGAGGACCAGCTTTACCAAGAAAGATGATATCAGTAGGAACACGGGAGACGTATGCAGTTGAGGTGTTCCCTCTGGCATTGACATTGATTGATTCAAGAGACAAGAGTGAAATAATCATACACATAACCAAAAAGGTAATCCATCTGTTAACTTTCATCAAGATTTCTTTATTGTAACTGAcctttaaaataatattatataggCCTCATTACGTGAACTTCATAAACAAGTATCGGCTCTTAAAGGGGTAGAATCAGAAAAGGTTAAGCTTCATAATCTGATACGATTTTAGGTTTTCTGGAATGAAAATTTCTCTACCCTTTTCCACTCATCATTTTCTTGTGTCATTTCAATTCATGCAGATACACATGTGGGACTATTTTAATAATGTCAAGCAAGCAGCTTTGGTGTATTCGAATCAAACCCTGGAGGAGGCTAACCTGCAAATGGATCAATCTGTGAGTATTATTTGACAAAAGTCCCAACTACCCTTTCTCCTAAATGGATTAGAATTAGGCCTCTATTATTAATCCTTGTTTGTTTTTGCAGATACTTTTAGATGTGCAAGTTGATGGATTTATACCATCAGGTTGTGGCATGGATTCAACAGGAAATGAGTTAGCTTTGGTTCCCATGGAGCCACAAAGGTCAACCCGCACAATAGCAGGTGGCCCAAGTTTGTCAAATGGTTATGCAACAGATTATGGTTCTAGTTTATATCAAGGAGTCACTTTAAGCTCAATAGATATGGAAGATGTACATGATTCTGTTAAAACTGGCCCAAAAAGAGATAGAGGTTTAGCAGGATTACAGAATTTGGGAAACACTTGTTTCATGAACAGTGCTCTTCAATGTTTAGTCCATACTCCACCTCTTGTAGACTACTTTTTGCAAGATTACACCGAGGAGATCAACAAGCAAAACCCTCTAGGAATGCATGTATGTAAATTGTAAATTATGACTACTAACTAGTTTGAATGTTTTGTGAAAATGATAACTTTTTAAATACAAGAATTAAAGTTTCAGATTATTTTGTCATCCAGGGTGAACTTGCAGTTGCATTTGGTGAATTGTTGAGGAAACTTTGGTCATCTGGTCGTACTGCAGTTCCTCCTCGTGCTTTTAAAGGAAAACTTGCACGTTTTGCTCCCCAGTTTAGTGGATATAATCAGCATGATTCACAAgtaattccttttttttttttttttttattaatctcaATGGTTATATACTCTGTGATAATATTAATAACAGTTTTTTTTTCTCTGTAGGAACTTCTTGCATTCTTGTTGGATGGATTACATGAAGATCTGAATCGTGTGAAACAGAAGCCTTATTTTGAGACAAAAGACTCTGATGGACGTGCTGATGAGGAAGTTGCAAATGAGTTTTGGAGTTATCATAAAGCAAGAAATGATTCGATTGTAGTGGATGTCTGCCAGGTAATTAATATCTGAGTCAAGTTCTTAATGCATTTCTTGATGCTAAATTCTGAATGAAAAAAATCTGCAGGGACAATACAAATCGACTCTGGTTTGTCCAGTTTGTGACAAAATCTCAATCACATTTGACCCTTTCATGTACTTATCTTTACCTCTACCTTCAACTGCCACCCGTTCAATGACTGTAACTGTATTTTATGGAGATGGAAGCAGCTTACCAATGCCATTCACTGTAACTGTCTCAAAACATGGCTGCTGCAAAGATCTGTTCCAGGCTTTGTGTACTGCATGCTGTTTAGAgagtgatgaaaccctaattcttgcaGAGGTAATAATAATCTCTTtattattgatatatatatatatatatatatatatatatatatatatatatatatatatatatatatatatatatatatatatataaattcataGTTCTTATCTTATGTTTCTTGATGTTTAGGTTTATGATCATGGTATATACAAATTATTGGAGAATGGTGATTCATTGCATACAGTCAAAGATGAAGAATTCATTGTTGCCTATCGACTCTCTAAAAAACAATCTGAATTTCCCAAGTTGGAGATTTGCCATAGATATCTTGAGAAGTAAGTTATCATTGTAGAATCTACATTCATGGGTATTATAATAGTACACGATTATAATAAAgatactttttatttatttatttatttacacaGCTCAAAGGCAGGTGAGAGGAAGAAGTTCTTGACACCATTGATTACCTACTTAGAAGGTGCAAAAACGGGTGCTGACATCGAGGTAGCAGTGAACAGAGTTCTTGCTCCATTAAAAAGGAAAGCTTTTTCatccacatcatcatcatcatcaaatggtcaaaaagtcaacgggtCGGCTTCAGAACCCATGGAAGAATCCACTAGTGACTCTCTCATGGAGGACAACAAAGACTTTGATGAAAAGTGTAATGGGGAATTATCCTATCTTTTATGCATATCAGATGAAAGGGGTATGAGTGGCAGACCCCTCTTAAAGGATACAGTCATAAAACCTAACAAAATGGTTAAAGTTTTGCTGGATTGGACTGAAAAAGAACATGATTTATACGATGCAAATTACCTCAAGGATCTTCCCACGGTGAATAAGCCAGGTGTCAGTGTTAAAAAAACTAAACAAGAGTCCATCTCGTTGTTTTCTTGTCTGGATGCTTTCTTGAAGGAGGAGCCTCTAGGGCCTGATGATATGTGGTATGAATTATGGATTatagttatttatttttaattgtttatggttgttgaattttgtttttattgattCTCTCTCTCAGGTATTGCCCTGGTTGCAAGGAGCATAGACAAGCGACAAAGAAATTGGATTTATGGAGGCTGCCTGATATCATAGTGTTCCATTTGAAAAGATTTTCATACAGCAGATTCTTGAAGAACAAACTGGACACGTTTGTGAATTTTCCAATTCACAATCTTGATTTAAGCAAATATGTGAAAAGTGAAGA includes:
- the LOC111919094 gene encoding ubiquitin carboxyl-terminal hydrolase 9, which gives rise to MTIADSGALMDNESLCLPCTPEEERRIVKELTDKAELCLKEGNLYYVVSNRWFTKWQKYVGEETGAYQLEELSNDKQASASSKVGERPGPIDNTDIIANEGGHDGNDLQLPRTLVEREDYVLVPQGVWDKLHGWYKGGPALPRKMISVGTRETYAVEVFPLALTLIDSRDKSEIIIHITKKASLRELHKQVSALKGVESEKIHMWDYFNNVKQAALVYSNQTLEEANLQMDQSILLDVQVDGFIPSGCGMDSTGNELALVPMEPQRSTRTIAGGPSLSNGYATDYGSSLYQGVTLSSIDMEDVHDSVKTGPKRDRGLAGLQNLGNTCFMNSALQCLVHTPPLVDYFLQDYTEEINKQNPLGMHGELAVAFGELLRKLWSSGRTAVPPRAFKGKLARFAPQFSGYNQHDSQELLAFLLDGLHEDLNRVKQKPYFETKDSDGRADEEVANEFWSYHKARNDSIVVDVCQGQYKSTLVCPVCDKISITFDPFMYLSLPLPSTATRSMTVTVFYGDGSSLPMPFTVTVSKHGCCKDLFQALCTACCLESDETLILAEVYDHGIYKLLENGDSLHTVKDEEFIVAYRLSKKQSEFPKLEICHRYLENSKAGERKKFLTPLITYLEGAKTGADIEVAVNRVLAPLKRKAFSSTSSSSSNGQKVNGSASEPMEESTSDSLMEDNKDFDEKCNGELSYLLCISDERGMSGRPLLKDTVIKPNKMVKVLLDWTEKEHDLYDANYLKDLPTVNKPGVSVKKTKQESISLFSCLDAFLKEEPLGPDDMWYCPGCKEHRQATKKLDLWRLPDIIVFHLKRFSYSRFLKNKLDTFVNFPIHNLDLSKYVKSEETSASGGSNIYELYAISNHYGGLGGGHYSAYAKLVEEDRWYHFDDAHVTAVSEGDIRTSAAYLLFYQRVKTTAKTKTKPNNGNGNGSVSVSVGESSSHSHSLEEDF